The genomic segment caaaagaaattcaattgtAACACTAGGAATAACAATAatattggatatctattctttaattttgcatTGGTTTAGacagtgaaaatacataacttaattttatttttttctttaatatttagtcatgaaattaatactttttaggcatacttattttagcatggcTTAgcacttttagattatgatcatttatattatgacttattaattagcaatatttgctttatgcaatttcattttatttattttttagttgaatattttagtacaatgtcatcactcatgTCATATTTTGTGTTAGTTTTTTAGAAAATACACAGCtaatagttgtatcttactaaactaaaaaaaaatacttgaagcacaagttatatattttgtataaagATTTTACCAAAAAGGCCCGaaaaatccgaggttgaaaacCCCGatttttattgatttggtttgatctggtttatagatttaaaacCCAACACAATTAGTTTGATTTGATATTTGGAATACTcgatccatgtacacccctaattgAGATCTTTGtaatcttcaagaaaaattaataCTAAGAGTAAAATGCGAAAAGGATAATGAATTTtatcttgaacttctaaaataataaataatttgagacaactatttttagaaaGCATAATttgagatagagggagtagTACTGTAAGTAGAATCCAACAaataactttttcttcttcGCAACCATTCCGGTCTATAATAGAAGATAGTGAGATATTCTTGTTCTAtctccttttctctttctcttagagaagaaaaatgaattctTTTTGGGTTCATTATAACCTTTTTCCAAAGAATATTGTTTAAGCCTTCAAGGACTCAGCACTGGTAACATTTCCAAGACTTCCTTAATCACATTTTCTATAAATATTATCGTAAAAATGATATCTTGTCAGCTTATAACTTTTCAACAGGGAAACCTATAACAGGTTTTACATCTGATGCCAAAGATCGAAGCTCGTCGACTTCTTGTTGAGTGAGTCTCCAACCTAATGCACCAGCAAATTCTTTAGCTTGCTCTGCATGTTTGGCTCCTGGAATGGGAACAACATTTTCTTGTGCAATCAACCAATTCAGGACCACCTGTGAAGGGTAACAAGACAACAGCAAATGAGTGCAAAAATATCTTCCATTTAATGAAAATCATTATTTCCCTTAGCCTTTTCTCCTTAAGATTTTTCAAGGACTGACAGCACCAGTTtctcagaaagaaaaaaaagattttccAGGGACTGCCCAATTAATGACTACCACATTCCACAAGTCATCCCAGAAGGACctaaaatgtactgagtactGAATGGCTGAAACTCAAAGGTGAACTTGGACTCTTCTAATGATTATATATAACTCTCAAAGACCACAACTtttgaaaaagacaaaaaaaaaaaaaaaggtcttaTTTTGATAAAAGAACTTTATACTAACAAGCGACAAATCCCTAAGGTCTAGCTGGCGCACGATTCGAAATTCGGAccacccttctccacttaaataccacGCTTTTGTCTGTAGCATGGTTCAAACTCATAACATGTGCCTAATCCACGCATCACATGCTGCGCTCTCACTATTGAACGAAAGCCCTGACACCCAGTTAGAAGGGTTAATTTGACGGTCCATTGTCACTTTTACTTTATCTTTTCCTGCTAAAAGACGTTATATTTGGGATGGAGGTGATATTACCAAAGTAACTTACACCTTCTACTATGACTAGCGTTACAGCATACCAAACAAAGCTACACGTGAAGAATTAAGCTAGCCAAAGCATGAGATTTTCCAGAAACAACGAAGACGTACCTGCGTCGAAGTCTTACTGTAGCTTTCTCCTATctcttttattctatttatgaGCGGCTGTAACTGCAATTACACAAAAGTTCTTGAGCCATAAGGAGTTAAATTCTTGATAATCTGTAGGGATATAGTATAAGCCCTTACTTTGGTTAGATATTCAGGGGTATAGAGCTGTCCTCGAGGGCCAGTAGGAGGATTTTCTGGAGTATATTTTCCGGTCAGAGTTCCTGCATAAATTGGGAAATGTAATGAGTTTGGTCCACATAATACCAAGCAAAGTTGACatgaattttcttacttttaaCTTGAAACAGAAAACAGTTGAGATGCTGAAACATATCATTATCAGCGCCCAATAATAAGTTCTTTGAAGCAAACTGCATAAAATGCTGGTAACATCGTATCGCCCCCCTCCAAAGACACCAAAAAGAGAGCAAATAAGGGACAAACTATTGCTATATCCGCAGCTTCAGCAAACAGACTTAGGTATGCAACTTGGAGAGACATGATTTGTTTGCTGTAATCTAATTAACCGCAGTAAGGACAATCTAGTGCTCCAGTTAGCCTAAATGAAACATGTGTGTAGAAGCAAAGGCAGTAGCTGAACCAGAACTTGGTGTTACTTCATAATACATGAAGCAAGAACCCAGTTGCATTGTAGTATGCTTCAGCAAGTTTTCTACAATGCAGAGCTTCCATTGATGACAATCCAAGTATGATAAGTCCAAGTTCATCGCATTTAATCGGAAAGACAGGTATGACATAAGAGTTATAAAAGACTTCATATACCAATAAGATGACAATCCAAACATGATAAGTCCAAGTTCGTGCATGATCGTTTGGAAAGAACTATTAACTTTGTTGGATAAACTTTGGTGCAAGAATAGTTGCTGTAGAGAGGAATTTTCAGTAAGTTATACTCGTATAGAATAAGTAAACCCTATATACATGTGTGATGACATAAATCATTTATATACCAGGGTGACAAAGGTGCAGGAAACCAGCTTCCAAATTTTTTCATGTACATAAACAGCTTAAAACCTCATTAATATTTATTGCACATCTGGTTCATTGAGGCTGTAAATCGGGTCATTGTACACTCTTCACAACAAAACAGTTTTAAACCCAGAATTAACAAATAATAGGCAAATTAATTGCACAATCAAGGAGCtccaaagagaaaaaagatgAGGGTTTACCTTGAGCAAGGGGTGAATATGCAATCAATGTGACTCCCAGTTCATCACAGGCAGCCTTTACACCATTTTGCTCTGGCAACCTGTATATCAGACTATAATTCACTTGATTTGAAGCTAGCGGGATACCTCTCTTCTTCAGCTGCTCGTATGCATTGCGAAGACGCTTTTCTGAAGCAAGAACTACTTCCATCAACCAAATATTGTATGTAGCACACaacttttttattcttttatttttttggaaaaaggggAGATCCTTGGTTAATTCGACAGAGTCATATTCTCATAACACCCTTAATAAGAAAAACGTTCTGAAATTTATTGGGCGGGGAGAGAAGTAAATGTACCACTATAGTTAGATACTCCCACAGCTTTTACAAGGCCCTGCTCCACTGCATCTCCTAAACCGTCAATATAACCTGGAAAAAGATTTTCTTATAGACTAAGCTTTGTCTATGATACATGTGAATTATAAACTAAATCGTTGTTAACAACAAGGGCATTAGTCACGACAAACCTTCATTTCCCCATATTCCTGGCCTGAGAATTAGACAATAAGCTTTTATCAGCAATTGATTGTTTACTTAAGAGAACTACAGAAAATTATCCAAAAGGAGAGCGCTCAAGAAGCCTACCAGTGAAGTTGATAAAGATCAACTGAAGAAAGTTCCAGACGTGCAAGAGAATCTTTTAGGGCCGCTAGGACACTTTGACGGCCAAGCCTCCATGGTAATGCAGCAAATTTAGTTGCAACAGCAACCTCCACCTCTGGATCACgttcttttctttccttgatGAATCTGAAACACAACAGTAACTTATATTGGAGAAACAACAAATGTGAAGAACATACAAATTGATATTCTTTTGTCCACAAGTTAAAATAATGAAGATTTAGAAGAATCCCAAGCTCACCTTCCTAGTAGTGTCTCAGAATTTATCGCACCAAATGAGAACTGCAAGTAGAGGAAATAGTGGTTTTTCTCGTGATTGTCTACTTTTCTGTACAATTTAGCAGACTAAGAGAATTGCCAAAATAACAACCAGTCCTCACCTTTGAACCATAAACCTCAGCAGTATCAATGAATGTTAATCCACAATCAATGCTGGCATCAAAAGCAGCCTTTGCAGCCTTCAACTTCCTATCTGTCATCGTATCCGTATAAAATAGAGTTAAACATATTGGTTCTATAGTGGAGAAGCTGAACAAGCTACGTATCAACCCAACCAAAATAACTAAGCCGGGAAAAACAAAAGAGTGGATGACACTTCAGATGCTACTAGTAATTACCATAAGatcttcaacaaaaaaaatggaaatgtTACATCCTGTTTGGTTCCATGGTATGTCcagtttttcattttcttctattaagAAAATGCAAAACCCTGGCTCAtattcttttatgttttaagttggACAAAGTTGGAAAGCTCCAAAGTAATATAAGGTTTTCCCTTGTTAAGAGAACTAGGCAAGTACTGCATGAATAAATGAGATTGAGCCTCATTTCTAACAAGTATTGACTAAATTGAGCGACAGTTCTTCAATCCTTAGCTCTCCATATCTTCATCCTCCAACCACCATAGGTAGCAGGAACCCATCGTTAAGCCCTTCTCATTTCATAGCTTACAGCAAGTGCCCTTACACATGCTTAGATTTTAggtgtttatatatatgagaattttcTGTTCTCCAAACTAGATAATTTTTCACTGAGGAAGCTGGAACGGTAAATTTTCTACaaattgaaaggaaaagaatcaatTTCAGTGATTGCTTTGAAAGAAGAGAATAACAAGAACAGCGGTCGTAAAGTAGAGCTTACTTGATTATTTTCCTAAaccttttctattttattttttggtttaagGCTGCTCACCGGCACTGGCTCTAAGGATCTGACCAGAGCCAAACTTGgatttgaaaagttgaaagtaaAAAAAACTTTCCCTTGTTAGCTAGAATACAAGTTTAGTCATTTTTCTTAGTAAAGGCAGCCTAAGCCAAAAAAAGCTTTCCAAGAAACTTTCTACACAAAGAGCCCCAAGGCCTTGATCTAGTGGAAAGAGCGCTGCGCGTGACGTATGATTACGCACACGTCACGAGTTAGAACCCTAGTGTGGACAATAGTATGGTACTCAAATGGGAAGGATAGAGGGGTGGCCTTATTATCCACAGAGTCTCAAAGTCGTGCACCATAAGGCCTCAGGGATTTCTCggttataataaataaaaataaaaacttggaTGAATGAAGAGGGTGACAAACTGGTTGCAACTTACTTAATgagaaaaggaaagacaaaTCTGATACTTGAATTAGTTAATCATCTGATGTTAAGGGAAATGGTAGGCTCCATGCCAGGAGGGAAGAAGACATTCTAATAGAACGGAACATGTCACAAGGGATGACTGGAGTGTCTGTGTTACATTAAATGCAGGAAACTGTAGAAGAGTCAAAAGCAAAAGTGTAATTTGGGTCATCAGGACACCCTTCAAAGACTACGTCAATAAGATAGGGATCCAAAATATGCTTCAATGAAAGTTATTTTTGCTGAAACAACTAATATTCTACTTATAGAACTGCTTCTTAGACGTTAATGTAGCCTAAAATAACCTCTTTTGTTTCTAACACGTTTATACCTGTTATAGCAATTGCAACTTCAATATCTACATTGAGGAAaaacaatgatgatgatattgtcaTAAGCTAGAGGACAAAATAACTATAAATTTCCTGAATATATGCAACGAATTAGAATGGAAAAAGAATATCTAACAGTGGCGGTAATTCCAGCAGCAACAGTAACTAATAGCAATATATTTTCCCAAAGGAAACGTAAGTAGGAATGTGCTGGTACATAAGAGATGGCATATTTTTTCTGCTTTGCGGGATTCCCGGTCCATAAGTGCAATGACAGTTCAATTTTTTCTGTTTTGCAGAATATTCCCAACTCTAATTTCTTGGGCATTCTTTACTATGCAAGAGAAATCCTCTAGGGCACCACGTTCTAGAAGTCCAAGCTATGTGATTGAGTAAATACATTTATATCTGTTGCAGGTCAAGGTCTCCTCCTTTGTACCCTTCAAATGCAGATACATATTCTTCATTGATATATCTTTTGTGAAGCCCCACTTTTCATCCTAAACATGGGATTCTCTTGGTTCGACCAAACAACCGATTTCCCTTTCAAACTCTCAGTTGCTTTTATGAAATGCTAGCCTCAGGTAATGTTATCATGAAAATCACATTCAGCTGAGGGAACCAACAGATCAAGAATACTTTTGTTCTCACTACCGTTAACGTTGCCCTTTAGTGTATGACAATCATGTGCTGGTGAACGCCTGAACGGTACACAAAGGTGCCTTTAGGCCTCAATcaaatttcccttctttttttttcttttttttttttcggaacaaaagtcacaaatcacaacaaattaGAGCATTCCCTTCAAGCTACGTTCAATATCCAGCTTTCTATGTACCTATTATCTCTTAGATTTCCAGAATGAATATCCTAGTAAATCCCTGACTTATAAAAAGTTAAAGTAAACAAACAATACTAAGAGTAAGGAAAAAAGGGACATAATATCAAATGTAGTACTTGAGTGACGGTTCCTCCTAACTAACTTTGGCTTAAACCGtgtacagtcagacctctctataacaaagaTCCACATATAACAGCATCCCTCTACTCTACAACAGCTAAGTTTTttcggaaccgattttttatgttatattttacttctctataatagcatttcacctataacaaagaacaaccaactttataacaaGCGCtcttttgtaaaattaccccccatCTACcagctatcttctttttttggtaatataataattaaccatctttataaaaatagaatatctatggtTACCGATAACAACTGTAGAGattttggccaaatatttaatcatttaatacactatttatgacaaaaaatatcatatgaatatatatattttcatcattaaaagattttcCTTGGTTATACAAATGTGATTAAACTTAGAATTTGGCAATTAGAAATgaaaaattaagttttatgCAACAattttgcctataacagcgaaatattatttaaatgtcaatgttgttataggtgtataatagcaattctctataacagccaaaaaatttcggacccaacgatgctgttatagagaggatTGACTGTATATGTgttaaaaaattaatcaaataagCTATGTTGtccggactctccaaaaatgttgctgggtgcgtgtcggatccttcaaaagtagtgtatttttgaaggatccgacacgggtgcggcagcacttttgaagagtccgagcaacatagcaaATAAGTGCAACGGATAGAATTTCGAACCGAATGTTGCGGTAGAATTCAACTCAAATCCATAATGTTCAGATCCTAGATTGCATAATATCAAACTTGAATATGATTTTAAGAGGACTAAAAAGGAACCGAGTAGAAATCATTTTGCAAACCCACAAATGTAATCAGGATTTAGGAAAACCAATAAGCAATATGATTGACCAAAACTGTAGTTTTCTATAGTACCCCAAAGAAAATGCTAATAATGAGAgagtcacaattaccaaatctTAACAAACTTTATCTAATTTTAACTAACATTAACTTACCATCCCATTCAAAGTTGTTCCAGTAGCTGGTATCACCCCAAGACCAAGCTCCAATTCCAAGCTTTGTAACTTTCAAATCAGAACCACCAAGCTTCACCTTATCTACTTCTTTGTTTACTGTAACGCTGCTCTCAGAAGCTACTGCTCTGATTTTCTGAACTCTCCTCTGGCTTAAAGAACACAAACATGCACTACTAAAATGCAAAGCCATTTTCTATTAGGTGTTATAAAAGTGAGAATAAACTTTCAAGAATTCGAAAAGACTTTATTTTTGCAGGGAAAGAGTGAGAACCTGAATGATTATCTCGTCGGCTTTTCAAGAACTTGTAAGTTTGATGACGCAAGAGTAATGGCTTTTGTTTGTACACGTGTTTTTTCCTCGTATGGTTATGGCTAATTGGCTTCTAAATCTTCCCACTCCCTCCACAAgaaaatgcaaatcaaaatACTCCCACTCCGCCACACCCAAaagaataattttaaaaataaaaatataataatggtACTGATGACAAttatttagagcccgtttggcttagcttataagtcaTGTTCGTTTTCAACTTTTTGAAATGTTTGGGTGGCGTTTTAATTACAAGCCTATTTTCGCTTTAAAATAcgccaaaaaaataataattatttcgacttaaattttaaaaatatgggcaaaaaacatatatgtacatggtaAAGAGCAGACATTATGTTCTACGACGatatttttcagtttacaaaatatatcaataaacTTCATATAAAATCTATACGAATtaggtaaattaaaaagaagcaaataaaacacattaaataaggtACGGAAAtccttttacttattttatccaattttctcTCTCCAGTCAAAATTTAGACATATAGTTCtcttattttctccaacttttgcttccttatttcatccaCGTTTCTCtccccattcaaaattaagagatattattacctaattttctccaactttacTCAAAAAGTCCATTATAATCGgtattttttatatacaaagctcatacaccaaaaaacatatatgtataattttcgtatgcaatatgtataactgtatagattcttataatttttatatatgaaatatgtataaatattgtatgtgtattttgattattataaaatacatataaattgtataaaatctaatcaaagtatgtataaattttgagaaaaatatgtataataaaattgtaattgatacaaaccagattccatataaagttcatacaccagaaaatagtattaatttttgtatgcaatatgtataaatgtataaattcgttataatttctacgtatgaaatatgtataaaagttatatgtatattgtgattatgataaagtacatataaattgtataaaatttgatcaaagtatgtatagattatgagaaagtatatatgtataataagtttTCTGATTGGTACAAACCAAATTCCatccacatttcatacacatatcGCCAACATTTTTAAGACTAATTGATATCGAATTTGttcgcatttcatacacattgtgCCGCATATATTTAAGAATGACATATAGCAGActccatacacatttcatacatatattagttttcaacattttcTAAAACTATAGTTTATATAGTTTATACAAATTTTCAAAACAcacaatgatcatatatatctcaaaacGATACAAATCAattttatatacaattaatacacaAGTTAGAAATCAAAAATACTttgtaatattggtttgaaaatttatactatgAGAAAAGATGGATTTTAGGTATGAAAATGGTGTCTATCATGAAGGgggagagagagggagagaaatatttttaaaaggaagaagaagttGAATGGTAACTATCCTAGAATTAAGTCCACAtttaaaatcagattttcttccttaaaaaaagcctaaaattgtGGGTATCTCATTAAGCTCAAATTTggtatactttgtaattttattggtatgttttgtaaataaggaaaaatatcgTTATGTTCCGTAATATAAAGTTTTAAATaggtattattaggtcattttctcTATAactataagctgcttttttaaGCCCaaccaaacaggctcttagaaACTTAAAAGGCAAAGGATGGGTGAAAACAAGAGTTCAATTATTAGCTTCTTCGGCCAAGTTTTCTAAAATAAGCTTAGTAGGcttttggacatgcaatttgaaatCATAGAATGAAAttagcgtttggacatgcatttcatctcataatttcaaatcatggtttgaaattccaaatcatccaaaaaggcatgatttagggttttaaaatttttaaatataaaacttgacccataagttggtagatattgttAGCAATTACTCACACCAACCTtttaccaacctttatttatgtctaccatgtgagaggattatattaaagagtagttatattactattcatgttaatttttttttttattattaaactaaagtttgatcaattgatgttgttttTTTAGAAAGACATTCTAGTagcatattaattttgtaatgaactatgacttgctcatttggcaatattttataagaattgagaatattttgatagttttcacaacttgtaaggtttttatgtttataagaaaaaatacaacttaaaaaatctaaattgcatgtccaaacatggtttcaaatcatggtttcatctcatggttttcaaaccatgtccaaatggCTCCTTAGTTTGTATTTGGCTAaatttggacatggtttgaaaccatattttgaaatcatgagatgaaatcatggattgaaaccatgtttggacatgcaatttgaatttcttaagttgtattttttcttatagacataaaaacccccaCAAGTtttgaaaactatcaaaatattctcaattcttatacaattttaccaaatgagcaagtcatagttcataccaaaattaatacgctattagaaggcctttctaaaaaatacaacatcaattgatcaaactttagttcaataaaaaagaaaatttaacataaatagtaatgtaactactctttaatataatcctcccacatagtagataaataaaggttggtagaaTGGTCaaggagtaattgttaaaaatatctaccaactatgggtctttttttttacaaaatataaacttatgggtcaagttttaaaAGAGCATTATGGTTGCCAATCAAGATATCTTTCTTCTCATGGACGTTTACTTGGATCATACGTGTACAACGCGTTTTCCAACTAAACGTTTGATGTTCCTTTCTGAGTTAAGCCAAAGGTTTTCCCCGTTCCCTATTTAGGACTGGACAACTTTTAGGTTATTACGCCTCTTGGGACCACAATAAATAAGTGGGAAGTCAACTGTTGCTCTAAAAAGTGTCTTGATACCACCTAAACCAAATGAAGGtaagattccaagaaaaatttaaaactacgattcaaaccccaaatcatacctttttagatgatttggggtttgaaaccatgagatgagatgcatgtccaaacgttgatttcatctcatggtttcaaattgcatatccaaacgcctacttagtttGTATTTGACTAATTAATTTCAAAAACACTACTATTGTTtgaccaaatttttaaaaagtgcttctaaacGGATTTTTTCAAAAGTACCTTTCAGGAAAAACTACCATTTTTTAGCTTATCAAAAAACAGCTTTGGCTTCTActcaaattatattttcttctcctaAAAGCTTAGTTAAATACttcaactttaaaaaaaaaaaaaaatacttctcttttaagaaaaaaaacacatttttgGTCTTGGAgaaacttggccaaacaagtGAAGATTATGTATCAAgttattttgctttattttagaacaaaaaaatcatatagTTACTGAAAATAGAGCaacaaaattttattattttataacagaaaaattattttatttaaatactcTAAGCCAGAAAGTGTATTTTTTGGTAACAATTTAATAACGTGTCACACAAAggtttgaaataaaataaaatttctacTATAATGAAGAGTGGGTTGGATCATCGTccacccactcttctaatatagttaaaaataaaaaataaaagttaaagtGGGGCCCACTCTTTTACAAtagtagaaaaaaattaaggtagGGTCCACGTGAACActtaggagacaattgcaaaaaaaaaaaaaaataagatggggtccacgtgaagaagtaggaggcaattgcaaaaaaaaaaaaaagttaaataatgataataagttccgTAAAATAAAGGTACGCTGTATAAAAAATTTGTTggtaaattcatgaaaaaataactaacgatttaaattgaacacaaaaatcgcataagtttagacacatacgtctcacacaaataatgaggaataacatcaagaagacgaaatataaacggtcaagaaacgtatacacatattttcttaaaatgatgaagttcgtccatacttaaaaatttaagactacaacagATGCTAACACATGAAAGCGTTTAAAattgttgttgagtagaaaAGAGATGATGACATGAAACTCAGAGAAGTtcgtatttcaaatctttcaatcgGGAGAACCAAAAAACCAGAAAGTCATATACGGGAGAAGTGACTacgtaaaataatttattaatattttcaattaattgaattataatactttttataataaaaattccataattatattactaaaaggt from the Lycium ferocissimum isolate CSIRO_LF1 chromosome 11, AGI_CSIRO_Lferr_CH_V1, whole genome shotgun sequence genome contains:
- the LOC132036799 gene encoding uncharacterized oxidoreductase At1g06690, chloroplastic, whose amino-acid sequence is MALHFSSACLCSLSQRRVQKIRAVASESSVTVNKEVDKVKLGGSDLKVTKLGIGAWSWGDTSYWNNFEWDDRKLKAAKAAFDASIDCGLTFIDTAEVYGSKFSFGAINSETLLGRFIKERKERDPEVEVAVATKFAALPWRLGRQSVLAALKDSLARLELSSVDLYQLHWPGIWGNEGYIDGLGDAVEQGLVKAVGVSNYSEKRLRNAYEQLKKRGIPLASNQVNYSLIYRLPEQNGVKAACDELGVTLIAYSPLAQGTLTGKYTPENPPTGPRGQLYTPEYLTKLQPLINRIKEIGESYSKTSTQVVLNWLIAQENVVPIPGAKHAEQAKEFAGALGWRLTQQEVDELRSLASDVKPVIGFPVEKL